One Helicobacter suis HS1 genomic window, TAATAGAACAAAGCCATCAACAAGATAAAAAAGCCTACCAATCTTTTCTAACCGCAAGTAAAGAGGGGGATTTATTTGGCACAGCGCTTTTAGGCACTTTATACTTAGATGGCAAGGGAGTACCAAAAAACATTGCAAGAGCAGAGACTTATTTTAACGAGGTGTTAAAAAGTCATGAGGCAAAAAAGGCGATGAAAGACTATGTAGAGTTTGTAAGTCTAGGTGGCACAGCGGGCACACATAGTAAGTATGGCTCAGTGATTTTAGCCACAATTACAGCGCGCTTAGGGCTTGCTCAAATCTATGCGTCTACAAATCCAAAAAAGGCGTTTAAAATATACAAATCTACTCTTGCATCTATGCAGTCTCATGCTCTTGTACTTTATTTGCTTTTATTTGTGTCACTCCCCTTTGCTGGAGTCCTCTATGTCATTTTTAGTCCTCTCGTCCGCCGTACTGGCTTGCGCTTAAAATCTCTTCATGCCAATCAATTCGATCCCTATATAAGGGAGCTAATTGGCTTTGCTCTCTACAAGATAGGCATGGCCTATAAAGAGGGTCGTGGCGTGAAAGTCAAGCTTAAAAAGGCCACTGAGTTTCTTAAAAAAGCGGTGGATTTTGGGAATGACAAGGCTATAGAGGCTTTGCGAAGTTTGCAATAAAGGAAAGACATGAAAAATTATTGGTTAAAAAGATGGGCAGCGTACTTTGTTTTAATTTTGCTTGTAGGGATATCTTTAAGAGCAGGGGATGTTAGCACATTCATAGCAACAGAGAAGGCTAGCGCTCTTGTACAAGAAGGAATGGCAGATCAGAGTCAAGGGCGGTATAAACAAGCCTACCAAGCCTACAAAGCAGCCCATGATAAAAAAGAGGACTTAGGCGCAGCGCTTTTAGCAACTTTACTATACCAAGGACTTGGGGTAAAGGCCGATCCTTTTGAGGCAAAAACTTTATTTGAGTCGGTTTTGCGTAACGGAAAGGATTATACGACCATACTTGTAGCGCATTTAGGGCTTGCTGGTATGATCTCAAAGGGCATAGGCATGAACAAAGACCCTAAAAAAGCACTGAAAATGTATCGGGCAATCCTGCTTAAAGATATCCACGCATCAGCCAGTGGGACAGTTCTAGCAGGAACTGCCCATGCTACTCAAGACGACCCTATATGGGGAACGGGAATATTGTTAGGAATGGGTTTGCTCAGCCTGCCCTTCTTTCACACCATTGATCTTAAACATCTCAATGTACGAGCGTTCAATCAAGTCCCCATAAGAAAGCACTTTACAGGTATCACCCTTTATAGAATTGGCATGGCTTATAAAGAGGGCATTGGTACGAAAGTAAAACCCAAAAAGGCTATTAAGTTTCTTGAAAAGGCGGTGGAGTTTGGAAATGAGGAAGCAATGAAGCCTTTCAGAGTCTTTGCGCTCAAGGCACTAGCTGTAGTGAGCAACACAAAAGTGAAATTGAAAAAATCATTTTATTTTAAGGAGAGTCAAAAATGTTAAAAAGTGTTTTGCGTGTAGCGTTGGTAGGCGCGCTTTGTTTAGGTGGTGTACAGGCTAAAGGAGAGGGTGATCAGTATTTTTCAATGGGTAAAAAAGCTTTTGAACATAAAGATTACTATAAAGCTTTAGAGTATCTTCAAAAGGCTGCAGACATGGGAAATGTTGCGGCTTATTCCATGTTGGGAGGCATGTATTTTAATGGAGAGGGTGTGGGAAAAGATTATCAAAAAGCTCTGGAATACAGTCAAAAGGCTGCAAAAGCAGGCGTTGCTGAGGCTTATTTCAACTTGGGGGTGATGTATTATCAAGGGAAGGTGTAGTAATAGACTACCAGAAGGCTTTAGCATACTATAAAAAAGCAGCAGACATGGGAAATGCTGAGGCTTGTTACGATTTGGGGGTCATGTATGAGAAGGGAGAGGGTGTGGCAAAAGATCTGCAGAAGTCTGAGGAGTATTTCAAAAAGGCCTGTGAGCTAGGATATAAGAATGCGTGTGAATAATCTTTTATTTGTAGCGCCTTCTTTCAGGTGGAATTTGGAAATGAGGAAGCAATGAAGCTTTTAGAGTCTTTGCGCTCAAGACGCTAGCTGTAGTGAGCAACACAAAGGTAGGATTGAAAAAATCATTTCTTATTTTTGTGATACTCTACCCAGTGGTAACACACTCCCCAAAATCCTTTTAACAACCGCCAAGTTGGTATAAATTGGATAAATTAGCCCACAATCCTACCTAGCAACACTCCCTCTTTATAAGTGTGGCAAAGGACTTTATAATATCCCGGTGGGATTTTATCAAGTAAACTTTCATTAATTAAAATCTCCCCATCAATTTCTAAACCCCAGCGCCGATCCCTTGCTTTTAAAAACAGCCCATCTTCACTTAACCCCTCTACAATCACCTCTAAAGTCTGCCCCACAAGCCCTTGCATGGAGTTTTGTACTTGTTGCTCAATAAGGGGGTTAATTTGATCTAAGCGGGCACTAATATCCTCTTGGCTTAACTGGGGCCATTTATAAGCCGCTGTGTTTTCCTCAGCACTGAATGCAAAAAGATTAATGCGATCAAAACTAAAGCTTTGTAAAAAGTCTTGTAATTCCTCAATATCGCTACTATTTTCATGTGGGTGTCCTAGTAGTAGCGTGGTGCGTAAAAAGCGATTGGGGATAGCGTGCATGGCTTCTAACAGTTTGAGGTGATTAGCCTTATTAGAATTGCGCCGCATGGTTTTTAACATACGATCTGAAATGTGTTGGATAGGCATGTCAAAGTAATTAGCAAAGATAGGCGAGTTAGCAATACTCTCTATCAGCTCTAAAGTGGTGGAAGTAGGATAGAGATAAAAAATGCGCGCGCTTTTAATCATTTGCTGCGTGTCAATGGCTTTAATGAGTTTGATTAACCCGTCTTTAACATTTTGATCTAATAGATAAGAGCTAGAATCTTGGGCAATAAAGCTAATATCGCTAAACCCCTGTTTGGCTAAAATTTCTACTTCTTTTAAAATGCGCTCAATGCTCTTGCTTTGTAAACGCCCCTTAAAGCTAGGGATAGCACAAAAACTACAATTTTGATTACACCCCTCAGAGAGTTTAACATAAGCATGGACTTTTGAACCGGTGATTGTGCGTTTTTGCTCTCCAGCTAAAAAAACCCGCTTAGAAAATTGGCTTTGTTTGCTAGTTAAAAGCGCATCGATTCGATCATAATCGCCTACACCGGTAAAAATATCAATTTCGGGTAATTCTGCTGCTAATTGCTTTTTATAGCGCTCACTCAAACACCCACTAGCAACCACTAACGCCCCCTCTTTGCGTCCATTAATAGCCTCTAATAAAACGCGTACACTTTCCTCTTTAGCCGCTTGGATAAACCCGCAAGTATTAATGATGATCACATCAGCTAAGTTAATCTCTTGGGTGAGATCATAATTAGCTAGCCTACCTAACATCACCTCGCTATCAACCAAATTTTTAGAACAGCCCAGAGAAACTAAATACAGCTTAGGCACTAACCCTCCTGTGTGTCTACTTCCCAAAAGAAATCAATCCATGAAGTGGCTTCTTTAAGGATATAATCTGCTTTAAAAGACGCGCTTTTATGGGCAAAGAGTACCGCGCTTTTAAAATGCACCTGTGGGTACTGGCGCGTTAAAACTTCTAGTACGCCAATAAAGCTCTTCCCGCTATCTACAATTTCATCAACGATTAAAACTTCTTTATGTTGTGGTTTAATAAGCGGAATGTTTTCAATCTCTAAATTGCTTTGAGTGCGATCTAACCCATAAGAACTCGCATTAATGGCATAAATAGCCTTAATATCCCAATAAATCCCTAGAAAATGGGCTAAAGTCATGCCACCGCGTAAAATTGAAATGAGCGCTTGGGGTTTAAAATCTTGCTCTATTAATTTAGCTAAACTCACCACATCTTGTTTAAAATCCGGGTACGCATAATATAAACGCATGGCTTTCCTTAGTAGTACTCTTGCATGAACGCTTTAATCGCCACACCCTCAAAACTCTTATGCAATTTTAAATCCACTAAAGTTTGCTCTAAAGCATTTAGCACCCAAGCAATCTGATAGATCTCTATTAATCCCATATGATTAATGCGCAAAAGACAAGTTTTAAGGTGATCTTGTCCTCCGGCAACCTGCACACCATAGCAATTTAATAAATGTTTTTTAATTTTAGAAGCCTCGCGCTCGTAAATAGTTGCCATGCTTAAGGCGGGCACTTTAGGATAGATTTGTAAATGCAAGGCTTCTAAGGCTTTTTGAGTGGCTAGAGCGCGCTTTTTAGTGGCGTTATAAAGGGCGCTCAATCCGCCTAGTTGTTCTACGCATTTAAAATAAGTTTGTAAGGCTAGGATATGAGAAATGCCGGCTGTAAAAGCGGTGGTGTTTTTTTGCTGGTTTTTCAATTCTAAAGACAAATTAAAATAATAATCGCGATCTTCTAGTTTAGAGATTGCAAGCGCGCTAAGCCCTAGAATGCTCAGCCCAACAGGGCACATGAAAGCCTTTTGGCTACCCCCAATTAAAACATCAACACAACTCACATCTAAGGCTTCTACCCCTAAAGCTGTAATGGCATCTACAATGATCAAAATTTCAGGGTTATGGGCTTTGATTACTCTACAAATACCCTCAAAATCTAGCCTTAACCCCCCTGAGGAGTCACATACCTGCAAAGCAACAGCTTTAAGATCAGAATTTTTATTAAGCACTTCTTGTACCTGTTTAGGGCTAATGGGTTCATTCCATGCATTTTTAATTTCTATGGCATTTAGGCTATGGGCTTTAGCAATTTGGGTAAAACGCGTACCAAATTTACCATTATTTAGTACCAATAAAGCGGGCTGGTTACTGGGTTTGACAAACTGCACTAAGGCTGCTTGCATGCCACCTGTACCACTACTCACTAAAGTGAGCACTTCAGGCAAACCAATCATTTCTTTTAAATGCGCCCTAACCTGTGCGAAAATAGCTTCAAATTCGGCTGTGCGGTGGTGGATAATGGGTTGGCTTAAAGTGGTGGCAATGCTGGGGTGAATAAGAGTTGGTCCGGGGGTGAAGAGTAGGGGTTGCATTTATCCTCTTTAAGATTTTAGTGTGAGTATAACACAGCTTATTAGTTTTAATGTATAATGCTTAGATGTGCATGCGTGTATGGCTTGCTTTAGTGCTGTGTGGGTTTTTAAATTTGCTTTCTTGTATTCCCTCTTCTTTACAGGCTATTCAAGAGAGTGTACAGCAAATGGCAATCCACTATGTGATTGTGCTAAAAGATATTGTTGCGCTTAATGAGCAACTTGATAGGGCTGTTATGACCCTGCGCGCTAGAGGAGGAGATCAGATAGAGGCTAGCCATGCCGCGCTTTTACTTAGGGAGAGCATTACCCTTTATCAAGTTTTACAAGATTATTACACCAAAGACGCCACCACTTTTGACTACATGGAAGGGATTTTACAAGCCTATATTTCTATTAAAGAGGATGCTTCTAAAAGCATGCAACTAGTTTCTCTCATACCCTCACTAGATCACTTATTAGATCAAATCACCAACCAGTTACAGGTAATGGCCACACTAGAACATAAGATTTCAAGGTTAATGGAGCGGTGATCTTAGTAGGAAAATCCTAAAACGGGGGTATTTTCTGTACTCATGCCTGTCCTTTAAAATCTAGTAGGTGGTTTAAATAATAGTTAAATTGTTTTTTACGCGCCTTAATCTCAGCTGGAATTCCTTGCTCTAGATCAGAGATGAGGGCTTGGAGTTGATCTAAAATATGCACTATTTTTTCTTGAATGGGAAGGATAAAAAATTACAAGCACCTCAAAGAGCCCTTACGGGGTTTTTAAAAGTTCCTAACGGGTGTATCCTTTAAAAAACTTGAAAAGAGTGCAGATAAACACGCGGCTAAAGCTTACTTTGAGAGTGAGAGGGGCAGAGAGTTAAGCGACCATGAGGTGATCAATGCAATATGGACTTTTTTAAAGGATTTCTTAGAACAACAGCCCTAACCCCCCGTTAAAGCGCTCAAAGGGTCTAATACACGGATGATTTTTTCTTGAATGGGTAAAGGGGGGAGGGGGATAGGGAAATTTGCACATCTCTTAATCCAATGGCGTTCATGTTGGGTTGGGTTAAAACGAATACATTGCATAGCGTAAAAAACAAACTTGAAATTAATCTGAACAGGTTTTTTCAGTGTTAAAATTTTTATGGCTGAGGATTTTACCTTAAATGCAAAATCAACCCAATGAAAAGAGGTAGTGAAGTCATCAAAAATAATACATGGTCGTTCTGGTGTTGCCAGATAAACCCCTTGTGTTTCATTGGTATAGCCTAGTATAAAAGTTTGCCCCGCTGTTAAAACTGGGGTTTTATGAGCATTGTCGTAATTTGTAGAGTTAACAATGTATTTTGTAGGTTGTTCATAGTCTAACACCTCCCCCAATCTCACCCACTCCACCCTAAAACTCTCTTTGAGTAGAGGGTGTTTAATAAGGCTTGAAAAGGGATTAAACGCCTCTTGAAGTACTGGGTCTTGTTAATCCCTGTGCGTTTATAAATCCAATCATCGCTGGTATCTAAGAAACTCTCAAAAACATGATTGGGGATTCATTTTTAATTAAGCAAAGTACGCCCAGTTTGCGCGCCTCTGGCATAAAATCTTTAAGCGTAAAAGTAATTATTTTGGCTTAAACTAAACCAACTCTTTTTTGCGTACTTCTTTAATGCGCGCTGCCTTGCCTTTTCTGTGGCGCAAATAGTAAAGTTTAGCCCGGCGTACACGCCCTACCCGTAAAACTTCAATACTCACCAAACTTGCCGCATATAAGGGAAAAATCCTCTCTACGCCCACACCATTCGCGCCAATTTTACGGACACAAAAGGTTTTACCCACTCCAGAGCCGCGCAAACTAATGCACACTCCCTCAAAATTCTGGGTACGCATTTTATCGCCTTCTTGGATACGAATCCCTAATTTTAGCGTGTCTCCTGCTTTAAACCTGGGGGGTTCTACTTTAATCTGCGCATCTTCAAAGGATTTTAGATAGCGGTTTTTCATGGGGTTAACCTTTCTTGTGTTGTTGAGAGAAACATTGCAAAGACTTATCTAAGTGGTAGAGAGACGGATAATAATATTGAGTCCGCTTGATAGATAAATCACGCATAACCGACGCTATTTTAGCATGGTTTCCCTTTGAATACTCTGAAATCGTGGGTAACTGCGTACAACTGGGGGCATTGGTGGGTAATTTATAGGTGTTAGCAAAGTTGGGGGCTTCTAATAGATTATTTTCAAAACTTTCTTTTTCTAAAGAAGCGCTATTACCTAAAGTCCCCTCTAGTAGCCGGGCTACACTATCACAGATACAAAGGGCAGCTAATTCCCCCCCAGTGAGTACAAAATCGCCCACACTGAGCACCTCATCGGCATGTCTTTCAACCAAGCGCTCATCAAATCCATCATAACGCCCACACACTAGCACCAAATGCGCATAATTAGCTAATCTTTTAGCATCTTGTTGGTTATAAGGTTTGCCCACAGGGCTTAAAAAGATCACATGCCCACTATCTACACTCTTAAGGGCATTTTCAACCATGTAAGGGTCTAAAATCTGCCCCGCACCCCCGCTCACTAAAGGAAAATCAGCGCGCTTAAATTTATGAGGAGAAAAAGAGCGCATATTGATAATCTCTAGGCTAAAAATGGCGCGCTCCAAAGCCCGTTTTAAAATAGAATCCTCAAAATAAAAAGAAAGCAATTTGGGAAAAAGGGTGAGTAAACTAAAATGCATTAGCTTTCTTCTAAAAGCCCTTTGCTATCTTGTGTATAAATGCGCTGTGTGGATAAATCTACTCGCAAAATATAGCGCGCAATATAAGGAATTAAAAAACTCTTATTAGAACTTTGTACGCGTAAATAAGCCATAGAGGCTAGATCATCTACACTAACCACCCGCCCTAAAATAGTGCCCTCTTCTTCAATCTCTAATCCAATTAGTTGGGAGTATAAAAACTCCCCTTCTGCTAAATGGCAATACTTTAGGGTTTCTTTTTCACTCATAGCTAAAGTATAACCCGTTAAAGTTTTGGCAAGCTCTGGAGTTTCTAGCCCTTCAAAAAAGATCAGTGAGGGTTTAGCGATATATTGCTTAATGCTAAGAGAACGAGGTGAGCCAATGTGATAGGCATAAACCTGCGCGCCTTTTTGTAAACACTCCAAACAATTCCCTTTTAAAAAAAGTTTAAGACCACCCAAAAGCCCCACACAGCGCCCAATCACACCCACTACTAATAAATCCTCTATTCTCATGATATATAAGGGTTTTCAGAAGCTAGAACAATGATCTTATAGCTTAGCCCGTCTTTTACCTTCACCCCTGAGATAAAAGTTCTAAGAGCACTAACCATTTTTCCATCTTTGCCAATCACGCGTCCCATGTCCATAGGATTGGTGTAGATTAAAATTTCTTTGATTTGTCCTTGCAACCTAGATTGTACTTGTAAAACCTGAGGGTAGGCGACGATCTTTTTACAATACGCCTCTACAAATTTTTCAACACAAAACCCCTCTTTTTCCTCCCCGCTGGGGTTTTGCTCACTAAAGTGCTCCATTTGCTAAATAGCCTAATTTATCCTTTAGAGAGTTTCTCTACTCGCTCACTCATTTTAGCCCCTACACCTTTCCAATAATCTAATCTTTCATGATTGATTTGTACCACTTTGGGATTACTCAAAGGGTTATAATACCCAATAGATTCAATCCAACCCCCATCGCGGCGCTTTCTAGAATCTGTTACAACAACCCGATAAAAAGGTTTTTTCCTCCGCCCAATCCGTGTAAGCCTAACAACCGTCATGTTTATCCTTTATCAGTTTCTGCGAAACTTTTATTGTAGTACTTTTTTCTAAAAACAAGCTTCAGCCCTAGCCACCAAAATACACCAAAGCAGAACCCCAAGTTAATCCACCCCCAAAGGCATCTAATAACATTAAATCGCCCTTTTTAAGTTTGCCCTGCTCGTAAATTTCATTCATAGCCATAGGAATACTGGCCGCTGAGGTGTTGCCATACTTTTGCACGGTTAAAATCACCTGTTCCTCCTTGAAAGCTAATTGGTTTTGCACAGCCTGAATAATGCGTAAATTAGCCTGATGGGGGATAAAGTAGGTAATATCTTGTGGCTGCAAATGATTAGCCTTTAAAATATCCTCCACATCTTTAAGCAAAGTTTTAATCGCCATTTTAAAAACCCCATTGCCATTCATGTGCAGGGTTTGGCTTTGTTCTTGGCTGGTGATAAAAGTGCTTGGCTTAAGCGATCTAGGGGTATAAAGATAATCTGCATAGCGCCCATCTGCAGCAATTTTGACATCTAAAATACGCTCTTGTGGATCTTCTGTAGCAGAAATCACACACGCCCCCGCTCCATCTCCAAAGAGTACGCAGGTACTG contains:
- a CDS encoding phosphoribosyltransferase; protein product: MRLYYAYPDFKQDVVSLAKLIEQDFKPQALISILRGGMTLAHFLGIYWDIKAIYAINASSYGLDRTQSNLEIENIPLIKPQHKEVLIVDEIVDSGKSFIGVLEVLTRQYPQVHFKSAVLFAHKSASFKADYILKEATSWIDFFWEVDTQEG
- the trmD gene encoding tRNA (guanosine(37)-N1)-methyltransferase TrmD — protein: MHFSLLTLFPKLLSFYFEDSILKRALERAIFSLEIINMRSFSPHKFKRADFPLVSGGAGQILDPYMVENALKSVDSGHVIFLSPVGKPYNQQDAKRLANYAHLVLVCGRYDGFDERLVERHADEVLSVGDFVLTGGELAALCICDSVARLLEGTLGNSASLEKESFENNLLEAPNFANTYKLPTNAPSCTQLPTISEYSKGNHAKIASVMRDLSIKRTQYYYPSLYHLDKSLQCFSQQHKKG
- the rplS gene encoding 50S ribosomal protein L19: MKNRYLKSFEDAQIKVEPPRFKAGDTLKLGIRIQEGDKMRTQNFEGVCISLRGSGVGKTFCVRKIGANGVGVERIFPLYAASLVSIEVLRVGRVRRAKLYYLRHRKGKAARIKEVRKKELV
- a CDS encoding SEL1-like repeat protein, with the translated sequence MKNYWLKRWAAYFVLILLVGISLRAGDVSTFIATEKASALVQEGMADQSQGRYKQAYQAYKAAHDKKEDLGAALLATLLYQGLGVKADPFEAKTLFESVLRNGKDYTTILVAHLGLAGMISKGIGMNKDPKKALKMYRAILLKDIHASASGTVLAGTAHATQDDPIWGTGILLGMGLLSLPFFHTIDLKHLNVRAFNQVPIRKHFTGITLYRIGMAYKEGIGTKVKPKKAIKFLEKAVEFGNEEAMKPFRVFALKALAVVSNTKVKLKKSFYFKESQKC
- a CDS encoding tetratricopeptide repeat protein; amino-acid sequence: MLKSVLRVALVGALCLGGVQAKGEGDQYFSMGKKAFEHKDYYKALEYLQKAADMGNVAAYSMLGGMYFNGEGVGKDYQKALEYSQKAAKAGVAEAYFNLGVMYYQGKV
- the rimM gene encoding ribosome maturation factor RimM (Essential for efficient processing of 16S rRNA); this translates as MRIEDLLVVGVIGRCVGLLGGLKLFLKGNCLECLQKGAQVYAYHIGSPRSLSIKQYIAKPSLIFFEGLETPELAKTLTGYTLAMSEKETLKYCHLAEGEFLYSQLIGLEIEEEGTILGRVVSVDDLASMAYLRVQSSNKSFLIPYIARYILRVDLSTQRIYTQDSKGLLEES
- a CDS encoding restriction endonuclease subunit S; translation: MEWVRLGEVLDYEQPTKYIVNSTNYDNAHKTPVLTAGQTFILGYTNETQGVYLATPERPCIIFDDFTTSFHWVDFAFKVKSSAIKILTLKKPVQINFKFVFYAMQCIRFNPTQHERHWIKRCANFPIPLPPLPIQEKIIRVLDPLSALTGG
- a CDS encoding SEL1-like repeat protein, yielding MLVTGVFIVRVYAFEALEPVNPSLQQGLVRQANPGISEKCINGQRLFNTFPSILTLMAASVGCAPPDNIKLNPYVQEGLIEQSHQQDKKAYQSFLTASKEGDLFGTALLGTLYLDGKGVPKNIARAETYFNEVLKSHEAKKAMKDYVEFVSLGGTAGTHSKYGSVILATITARLGLAQIYASTNPKKAFKIYKSTLASMQSHALVLYLLLFVSLPFAGVLYVIFSPLVRRTGLRLKSLHANQFDPYIRELIGFALYKIGMAYKEGRGVKVKLKKATEFLKKAVDFGNDKAIEALRSLQ
- the rpsP gene encoding 30S ribosomal protein S16; translated protein: MTVVRLTRIGRRKKPFYRVVVTDSRKRRDGGWIESIGYYNPLSNPKVVQINHERLDYWKGVGAKMSERVEKLSKG
- a CDS encoding beta-ketoacyl-ACP synthase III, whose translation is MPYAMLRSVAAYVPEKCIPNHVFESFLDTSDDWIYKRTGIKTRYFATPDQKSSDLGLKAAQLAIERSGLELKDIDLVLVGTLSPDHVAMPSTACSLSAKLGLENTPSMDIIAACSGFIYLLATAKAFVESGMYCHVLIVGAEKCSSVLDFTDRSTCVLFGDGAGACVISATEDPQERILDVKIAADGRYADYLYTPRSLKPSTFITSQEQSQTLHMNGNGVFKMAIKTLLKDVEDILKANHLQPQDITYFIPHQANLRIIQAVQNQLAFKEEQVILTVQKYGNTSAASIPMAMNEIYEQGKLKKGDLMLLDAFGGGLTWGSALVYFGG
- a CDS encoding pyridoxal-phosphate-dependent aminotransferase family protein; its protein translation is MQPLLFTPGPTLIHPSIATTLSQPIIHHRTAEFEAIFAQVRAHLKEMIGLPEVLTLVSSGTGGMQAALVQFVKPSNQPALLVLNNGKFGTRFTQIAKAHSLNAIEIKNAWNEPISPKQVQEVLNKNSDLKAVALQVCDSSGGLRLDFEGICRVIKAHNPEILIIVDAITALGVEALDVSCVDVLIGGSQKAFMCPVGLSILGLSALAISKLEDRDYYFNLSLELKNQQKNTTAFTAGISHILALQTYFKCVEQLGGLSALYNATKKRALATQKALEALHLQIYPKVPALSMATIYEREASKIKKHLLNCYGVQVAGGQDHLKTCLLRINHMGLIEIYQIAWVLNALEQTLVDLKLHKSFEGVAIKAFMQEYY
- a CDS encoding KH domain-containing protein; translation: MEHFSEQNPSGEEKEGFCVEKFVEAYCKKIVAYPQVLQVQSRLQGQIKEILIYTNPMDMGRVIGKDGKMVSALRTFISGVKVKDGLSYKIIVLASENPYIS
- a CDS encoding SEL1-like repeat protein, encoding MGNAEACYDLGVMYEKGEGVAKDLQKSEEYFKKACELGYKNACE
- a CDS encoding MiaB/RimO family radical SAM methylthiotransferase; this encodes MLGRLANYDLTQEINLADVIIINTCGFIQAAKEESVRVLLEAINGRKEGALVVASGCLSERYKKQLAAELPEIDIFTGVGDYDRIDALLTSKQSQFSKRVFLAGEQKRTITGSKVHAYVKLSEGCNQNCSFCAIPSFKGRLQSKSIERILKEVEILAKQGFSDISFIAQDSSSYLLDQNVKDGLIKLIKAIDTQQMIKSARIFYLYPTSTTLELIESIANSPIFANYFDMPIQHISDRMLKTMRRNSNKANHLKLLEAMHAIPNRFLRTTLLLGHPHENSSDIEELQDFLQSFSFDRINLFAFSAEENTAAYKWPQLSQEDISARLDQINPLIEQQVQNSMQGLVGQTLEVIVEGLSEDGLFLKARDRRWGLEIDGEILINESLLDKIPPGYYKVLCHTYKEGVLLGRIVG